Proteins encoded in a region of the Benincasa hispida cultivar B227 chromosome 2, ASM972705v1, whole genome shotgun sequence genome:
- the LOC120072251 gene encoding zinc finger CCCH domain-containing protein 14-like — MDLDGVRKRERTETALNGNGGFKKSKPEMDSLSTGLGSKSRPCTKFFSTSGCPFGEGCHFAHYVPGGFKAISQMIGPALPPGIRNPAPPQSFPDGVSPPAVKTRLCNKFNSAEGCRFGDKCYYAHGEWELGRPNPPQDHGGVGPMQQPRMGGGWNMPPPPPNHGPAASFGASATAKISVDASLAGPIIGKNGVNSKNICRMTGARLSIKEHESDPNLKNIELEGTFDQINLASSMVRELIANVGAASANNAMKQHQHQQHHHASGMQQSSGSANNFKTKLCANFTKGTCTFRERCHFAHGESELRKPGI, encoded by the exons ATGGACCTTGACGGTGTTCGCAAGAGGGAACGAACTGAAACCGCTTTGAATGGCAATGGCGGCTTCAAGAAGTCCAAGCCAG AAATGGACTCCTTATCTACTGGTTTAGGAAGCAAATCGAGGCCTTGCACAAAGTTTTTCAG CACTTCTGGTTGCCCTTTTGGCGAGGGGTGTCATTTTGCGCATTATGTTCCGGGTGGATTCAAAGCAATTTCTCAGATGATCGGTCCTGCTCTTCCACCTGGGATTAGAAATCCAGCTCCTCCCCAATCCTTTCCAGATGGTGTTTCTCCTCCAGCCGTCAAGACACGTTTGTGCAATAAATTCAACTCAGCCGAAGGCTGCCGGTTCGGTGACAAGTGCTATTATGCTCATGGTGAGTGGGAACTTGGAAGACCGAACCCACCGCAAGATCACGGTGGAGTGGGACCAATGCAACAACCCAGGATGGGTGGTGGCTGGAATATGCCTCCACCACCACCTAACCATGGACCTGCGGCTAGCTTTGGGGCCTCTGCAACTGCAAAGATTAGTGTCGATGCATCACTTGCAGGCCCCATTATTGGTAAGAATGGTGTCAACTCGAAGAATATCTGTCGTATGACAGGGGCAAGGCTTTCGATAAAGGAACACGAGTCAGACCCTAACCTGAAGAACATTGAGCTTGAGGGTACTTTTGATCAGATCAATCTAGCTAGTTCAATGGTGCGCGAGTTGATTGCGAACGTTGGCGCTGCCTCGGCCAATAATGCCATGAAGCAGCATCAGCATCAGCAGCATCATCATGCTTCTGGCATGCAGCAATCTTCTGGTTCAGCAAACAACTTTAAAACCAAGCTTTGTGCTAATTTTACAAAAGGTACTTGTACGTTTAGAGAGAGATGCCATTTTGCTCATGGTGAAAGTGAGTTACGCAAACCAGGtatatga